The following are encoded in a window of Maylandia zebra isolate NMK-2024a linkage group LG5, Mzebra_GT3a, whole genome shotgun sequence genomic DNA:
- the LOC101466588 gene encoding G-protein coupled receptor 22, translating to METGSYTSGPATTDGVRTAAGLEGLGVLQERGGGGSFSTPASWYPPYSLGFQVSLTAFLMLELVLGFSSNLTVLVLYCSQSNLVDSVSNMVTVNLHVLDVAVCVLCVPLTLVVVLLPPGPNLALVCCFHEACVTFASIATAINILVISLDRYDISVRPANRLLTTHRAALLLIAVWITSVAVFFIPFLELQWSTEEEAGETEKSLPLSSYDISSTVAPAWRNRTVLCVGGQGFHTGPGRYYHLILQVPIFFTTVAVMLFTYSRILRALNIRIGSHMKKGQRFRGPSCRGRHKRQKKEKPGLTTDGGELGGEQCTTDNTKQLSHPPLIPSPTPTATSPHAVSSSAPLVSSDMGAATPMPATVGVQASVSAIIALRRAVRRHRDRRERQRRVFKMSLIIISTFLGCWAPLSVTNVLILGIGPSDVLVSLRLWFLALAYGTTVSHPLLYAFTRQKLRRALRAKVKKRVVSLLQVDPSPGGTVIHNSWVDNRKTSRQVRLEASEGTERCLGEAL from the coding sequence ATGGAGACCGGCAGCTACACGTCAGGCCCGGCCACTACTGATGGGGTTCGGACAGCCGCTGGGCTGGAGGGACTCGGAGTCCTTCAGGAGCGAGGAGGAGGCGGCTCTTTCAGCACCCCTGCGTCCTGGTACCCTCCGTACTCGCTGGGCTTCCAGGTGTCACTCACCGCCTTCCTCATGCTGGAGCTGGTGTTGGGATTCAGCAGCAACCTGACTGTGCTGGTGCTCTATTGCTCCCAATCCAATTTAGTGGACTCTGTGAGCAACATGGTGACCGTCAACCTCCACGTGCTGGATGTGGCGGTGTGCGTGCTGTGTGTGCCCCTCACTCTGGTTGTTGTTCTTCTGCCTCCGGGACCCAACCTGGCCTTGGTGTGCTGCTTCCACGAGGCCTGTGTCACCTTTGCCAGCATCGCCACAGCCATCAACATCCTGGTTATCAGCTTGGACCGATACGACATCTCGGTACGACCGGCCAACAGGCTGCTGACGACACACAGGGCGGCGTTGCTGCTGATCGCCGTCTGGATCACCTCGGTCGCTGTGTTTTTTATCCCATTCTTGGAGTTGCAGTGGTCCACTGAAGAAGAAGCAGGGGAGACGGAGAAATCCTTGCCTTTGTCCTCGTATGACATTAGTTCCACTGTGGCGCCAGCATGGCGTAACCGGACCGTCCTATGTGTTGGTGGTCAGGGCTTTCACACCGGCCCCGGTAGGTATTACCATCTTATCCTCCAAGTGCCCATCTTCTTCACCACGGTGGCAGTCATGTTGTTTACCTACTCCAGAATATTGAGGGCTTTAAACATCCGCATTGGTTCCCACATGAAAAAGGGCCAGCGGTTCAGGggcccctcctgcagagggcgCCACAAGAGGCAAAAAAAGGAGAAGCCGGGGCTAACGACTGATGGTGGGGAGTTAGGAGGAGAACAATGCACGACAGATAATACCAAACAGCTCAGCCACCCTCCCCTCATCCCATCCCCAACCCCAACAGCTACCTCTCCCCATGCCGTGTCATCCTCTGCTCCGCTCGTCAGCTCTGACATGGGCGCTGCCACCCCCATGCCAGCCACAGTGGGCGTTCAGGCTTCCGTGTCGGCCATCATCGCCCTGCGGCGGGCAGTGAGACGACATCGAGATCGCCGAGAGCGTCAGAGACGTGTCTTTAAGATGTCCCTCATCATCATTTCGACCTTTCTGGGCTGCTGGGCTCCCCTCTCAGTGACCAACGTCCTAATCCTGGGCATCGGCCCCAGCGACGTCCTCGTCAGCCTACGCCTCTGGTTCCTCGCTCTGGCTTACGGAACCACCGTCTCCCACCCGCTGCTGTACGCTTTCACCCGACAGAAACTGCGCCGTGCCCTTCGCGCCAAGGTTAAAAAGAGGGTGGTGTCCCTGCTCCAGGTAGACCCTTCACCAGGTGGGACTGTCATACACAACTCCTGGGTGGACAACCGAAAGACCAGCAGGCAGGTGCGTCTAGAAGCGAGCGAAGGTACCGAACGCTGCCTGGGAGAAGCCCTGTGA
- the cidec gene encoding cell death activator CIDE-3 — MDYAMRSLSLFTPSNLSKCVTASVSASASMTQQLLSGRVPRPKPFRVTNADRSVKKGIMADTLEDLTNKASDSLGILCVSALVLDEDGTGVDTEEFFQTLPENAVLMALQKEQKWSPHPYNLSRDCLIDCRQQQQRRDVAKLTFDLYKNNPKDFIGCLNVKATLYGVYTVSYDLRCYAAKKMLKEALRWTIFSMQATGHILLGSSCYIEQLLEEEARVEKSLALPQESRIRQLQNMLLGKISYL; from the exons ATGGATTATGCGATGAGGTCACTCAGCCTTTTCACGCCATCTAACCTCTCCAA GTGTGTAACAGCGAGCGTGTCAGCTAGTGCCTCCATGACCCAGCAGCTCCTGTCGGGTCGAGTTCCTCGACCGAAGCCTTTCAGGGTCACGAATGCTGACCGCAGTGTGAAAAAGGGTATAATGGCAGACACGCTAGAAGACCTGACAAATAAG GCCAGTGACTCGTTGGGTATACTGTGCGTCAGTGCGTTGGTGTTGGATGAAGATGGCACTGGTGTGGACACAGAGGAATTCTTTCAAACGCTCCCAGAAAATGCTGTTCTGATGGCTCTGCAGAAGGAACAGAAGTGGAGCCCACATCCT TACAACCTCTCCAGAGATTGCCTTATTGACTGCAGGCAGCAACAGCAGCGGAGAGATGTGGCcaagctgacctttgacctctacaAGAACAACCCCAAAGATTTCATTGGCTGCCTGAATGTGAAGGCAACGCTGTATGGTGTTTATACTGTGTCCTATGACCTGCGCTGTTACGCTGCCAAAAAGATGCTAAA GGAGGCTCTGCGATGGACCATCTTCTCCATGCAGGCCACAGGCCACATCCTGCTGGGCTCCTCCTGCTACATCGAGCAGCTGCTGGAAGAGGAGGCGCGAGTGGAGAAGAGCCTGGCGCTGCCACAGGAAAGCAGGATCAGACAGCTGCAGAACATGCTGCTGGGAAAGATTTCTTACTTATGA
- the uqcrc1 gene encoding cytochrome b-c1 complex subunit 1, mitochondrial, with protein sequence MAASVCRVGSTVGRALAKTHRPILLSLRRGQASVSYAQSLSGAPETRLTTLDNGLRVASEETGHATCTVGLWIGAGSRYESEKNNGAGFFLEHMAFKGTKKHPQTALEQQVESMGAHLSAYTSREHTAYYMKTLTKDLPKAVELLSEVVQSCSLNEAEIEQQRSVVLRELEEVESNLQEVCLDLLHATAFQGTALGHSVLGPSSSARNLTRQDLVDYINSHYKAPRMVLAAAGGVSHDELVGLAKSHFSGVSFEYEGDAVPVLSPCRFTGSEVRMRDDAFPLAHIAIAVEGASAASPDIVPLMVANAIIGSYDLTYGGGKHLSSRLARLAVEDNLCHSFQAFHSSYSDTGLLGIYFVADKNNIDDMMHWSQNAWMNLCTTVTESDVARGRNALKASLVGQLNGTTPICDDIGRHILNYGRRIPIAEWDARIDAVTPKMVRDICCKYIYDKCPAVAAVGPIEQLPDYNRMRSAMYWLRF encoded by the exons ATGGCTGCGTCCGTATGCCGAGTGGGGAGCACTGTGGGTCGAGCCCTTGCCAAAACCCACAGA CCCATCCTGCTGTCCTTGAGGCGTGGACAGGCCTCAGTAAGCTATGCCCAGAGTCTGTCAGGAGCCCCTGAAACCCGTCTTACTACACTGGACAATGGTTTGAGGGTTGCGTCTGAGGAGACTGGACATGCTACATGCACT GTTGGACTGTGGATCGGTGCAGGCAGTCGCTACGAGAGTGAGAAGAATAATGGAGCAGGCTTTTTCCTGGAGCACATGGCTTTCAAG GGAACCAAGAAGCACCCACAAACAGCCCTTGAGCAGCAGGTGGAGTCTATGGGTGCTCACTTGAGCGCCTACACCTCCCGGGAGCACACTGCATACTATATGAAGACCCTGACCAAAGACCTGCCTAAAG CTGTTGAGCTGCTGTCAGAAGTCGTGCAGAGCTGCTCCCTTAACGAGGCTGAAATCGAGCAGCAGCGGAGCGTGGTCCTGCGTGAGTTGGAGGAAGTTGAGAGCAACCTGCAGGAAGTTTGCCTGGACCTGCTGCATGCCACAGCCTTCCAGGGGACTGctctgggacacagtgtgctGGGCCCCTCCAGCAGTGCCAG GAATCTGACCCGCCAGGATTTAGTGGATTACATCAACAGCCACTATAAAGCTCCTCGCATGGTGCTCGCTGCTGCTGGAG GTGTGAGCCACGACGAGCTGGTTGGTTTGGCCAAGTCTCACTTCAGTGGAGTGTCTTTTGAGTACGAGGGAGATGCTGTCCCTGTGTTATCACCCTGCCGGTTTACTGGCAGTGAG gTCCGTATGCGTGACGATGCTTTTCCCTTGGCACACATTGCCATCGCCGTGGAGGGTGCTAGTGCTGCTAGTCCAGACATCGTGCCTCTTATGGTGGCCAACGCCATCATCGGCAGCTATGACCTTACCTACGGTGGTGGAAAG cACCTGAGCAGCCGCCTGGCTCGCCTGGCGGTGGAGGATAACCTCTGTCACAGCTTCCAGGCCTTCCACTCCTCTTACAGCGACACTGGCCTGCTGGGCATTTACTTTGTGGCCGATAAGAACAACATCGACGACATGATGCACTGGTCCCAGAATGCCTG GATGAATCTGTGCACCACAGTGACAGAGAGTGATGTCGCCAGAGGCAGGAATGCTCTGAAGGCTAGCCTGGTTGGACAGCTCAATG GAACAACACCAATCTGTGATGACATTGGCAGACACATTTTGAACTACGGCCGGCGTATTCCTATAGCAGAGTGGGATGCTCGGATTGAT GCTGTGACCCCCAAGATGGTGCGTGACATCTGCTGCAAATACATTTACGATAAGTGTCCTGCTGTGGCTGCTGTCG GCCCCATTGAGCAGTTACCGGACTACAACAGAATGCGCAGTGCCATGTACTGGCTGAGGTTCTAA